From Vicinamibacterales bacterium, the proteins below share one genomic window:
- a CDS encoding prolyl oligopeptidase family serine peptidase, giving the protein MRTLLAISLTSLTLAVSAMPAAQRPASRTLTIDQLIDIRHPSGPQWSRDSKWIAFTWDRAGVSNLYVVPADGSAKPRALTDTDAPQGYFWSARSDGIQFFQQGELMTIPLEGGAARPLPGVTFRSPSVSRDGTRVAYVGDRGAIRVRSLTEGSDDVIATVNVPPTAITWIDDTRLALTGAGGRGETKRHEQTPEYSGSKIIYTITERIPGPPPDMYVLNLTDGKIRRYDGGPGGGFGGRGGPRWVDRTRFILDRQSPDYKRRAILLGSTEGGEPKVLTEDVKDKFWSMTGDARGGSQASPDGQWISFLSDRDGWDHLYVMKPDGGEPIQLTKGSYEAWRPSWSPNSREIAFDSNEGANPGQRHIRILSLAGDAPGKEIRTVTSGRGTNTDAQWSPDGRWLVYQHTDPQNSADLYVIDTTTPNARPVRLTDSMPAGVDRSQFVEPQLVQYPGPDGKPVPAYLFVPKNLDRARKHPAIVWVHGDGVNQNYDGWHVQRNYAVYYSFHQYLLQKGYVVLAPDYRGSIGYGSAWREGVYMDVGGNDFKDAAMSADYLKTLPYVDANRLGIWGLSYGGFFTMLAVTERPAAFQAAVNVAGVVDYAMYYEDPYHGGWTVSRIGTPEQNPKVYAQASPVSHVDRLVTPLLVLHGTADVNVPYLHSVRLIDALLKNNKGPLVEFMTYPGELHYFTREHVLRDAWTRVDDFFARHLKPQPAGNRQPATGNR; this is encoded by the coding sequence ATGCGCACGCTGCTCGCGATCTCGCTGACATCGCTGACCCTGGCGGTGTCCGCCATGCCCGCCGCTCAGCGGCCCGCCAGCCGCACCCTCACCATCGATCAGTTGATCGACATCAGGCACCCGTCCGGCCCGCAGTGGTCGCGCGACAGCAAGTGGATTGCGTTCACGTGGGACCGCGCCGGCGTCTCCAATCTCTACGTCGTGCCGGCGGACGGCAGCGCGAAACCGCGGGCGCTCACCGACACGGACGCCCCGCAGGGCTATTTCTGGAGCGCCAGGAGCGACGGCATCCAGTTCTTCCAGCAGGGAGAGCTGATGACGATTCCGCTCGAAGGGGGCGCGGCGCGGCCGCTGCCGGGTGTCACCTTTCGCAGCCCGAGCGTGTCGCGGGACGGCACGCGCGTCGCCTATGTCGGCGATCGCGGCGCCATCCGTGTCCGCTCGCTCACCGAGGGCAGCGACGACGTGATCGCGACTGTGAACGTGCCGCCGACGGCGATCACCTGGATCGACGACACCCGTCTGGCGCTGACCGGCGCCGGCGGCCGCGGGGAGACCAAGCGGCACGAGCAGACGCCCGAGTACTCGGGGTCGAAGATCATTTACACCATCACCGAGCGGATCCCCGGTCCGCCGCCGGACATGTACGTGCTGAACCTGACGGACGGGAAGATCCGCCGCTACGACGGCGGTCCGGGCGGCGGATTCGGCGGCCGCGGCGGGCCCCGCTGGGTCGATCGGACGCGGTTCATCCTCGATCGCCAGAGCCCCGACTACAAGCGGCGCGCGATCCTGCTCGGGTCGACCGAAGGCGGCGAGCCGAAGGTCCTGACCGAGGACGTCAAGGACAAGTTCTGGAGCATGACGGGCGACGCGCGCGGCGGCTCGCAGGCGTCGCCGGACGGGCAGTGGATTTCGTTCCTCAGCGATCGCGACGGGTGGGATCACCTGTACGTGATGAAGCCGGACGGAGGCGAGCCGATCCAGCTCACCAAGGGCTCGTATGAAGCGTGGCGTCCCTCGTGGTCCCCGAACAGCCGGGAGATCGCGTTCGACTCCAATGAAGGAGCGAATCCCGGCCAGCGCCACATCCGCATCCTGTCGCTCGCCGGGGATGCGCCGGGGAAGGAGATCCGTACCGTCACATCCGGGCGCGGCACCAACACGGATGCGCAGTGGTCGCCCGACGGCCGCTGGCTGGTGTACCAGCACACCGATCCACAGAACTCCGCCGACCTCTACGTCATCGACACGACAACGCCGAACGCCAGGCCGGTACGGCTGACCGATTCGATGCCGGCCGGCGTCGATCGCTCGCAGTTCGTCGAGCCGCAGCTGGTCCAGTATCCCGGCCCGGACGGGAAACCGGTGCCGGCGTATCTCTTCGTGCCGAAGAACCTCGATCGCGCCAGGAAGCACCCGGCCATCGTCTGGGTGCACGGCGACGGCGTGAACCAGAACTACGACGGCTGGCACGTGCAGCGCAACTACGCCGTGTACTACAGCTTCCACCAGTACCTGCTGCAGAAGGGCTACGTCGTCCTCGCCCCGGACTACCGCGGCAGCATCGGCTACGGATCGGCGTGGCGCGAAGGCGTCTACATGGACGTGGGGGGCAACGACTTCAAGGACGCGGCGATGAGCGCGGACTATTTGAAGACGCTGCCCTACGTGGACGCCAACCGGCTCGGCATCTGGGGACTCAGCTACGGCGGATTCTTCACGATGCTCGCGGTGACGGAACGGCCGGCGGCATTCCAGGCGGCGGTGAACGTCGCGGGCGTCGTCGATTACGCGATGTATTACGAGGACCCGTATCACGGCGGGTGGACGGTGAGCCGCATCGGCACGCCGGAGCAGAACCCGAAGGTCTACGCGCAGGCCTCGCCGGTCTCACACGTGGACCGGCTGGTCACGCCGCTGCTGGTGCTGCACGGTACAGCGGATGTCAACGTGCCGTATCTGCACTCGGTGCGGCTGATCGATGCGCTGCTGAAGAACAACAAAGGGCCGCTGGTGGAGTTCATGACGTATCCCGGCGAGCTCCACTACTTCACGCGCGAGCACGTGCTGCGCGACGCATGGACGAGAGTCGACGACTTCTTTGCCAGGCATCTGAAGCCGCAACCGGCGGGCAACCGGCAACCGGCAACCGGTAACCGGTAA
- a CDS encoding endonuclease/exonuclease/phosphatase family protein, with protein sequence MKRRFLLHAAAALAVSGAAACASLPWSRPQPIRVLVLNMHAGKDAKGADNLDGVARLIDAARPDIVLLQEVDRGTARSGNVDQIARLAEATGYAAAFAPSLVSYQGGQYGIAALARAFVGYHSTIPLAVTPVQTRAGGSREPRVALLAFVTVRGSSWRLVNTHVDPSDAAARAQELKQIADLARQQQAEGRPLVVGGDLNATPDDAGLEALRAAGLRDAWVECGTGDGFTYPADKPAKRIDYLWLAGSLHCASAAVIDSTISDHRPLLVTLK encoded by the coding sequence ATGAAGCGGCGATTTCTGCTTCACGCGGCCGCCGCGCTCGCCGTGTCGGGCGCCGCGGCGTGCGCCTCTCTCCCGTGGTCGCGGCCGCAGCCGATCCGCGTGCTCGTGCTCAACATGCACGCCGGAAAGGATGCGAAGGGGGCGGACAACCTCGACGGAGTCGCGCGCCTGATCGACGCGGCCCGCCCCGACATCGTCCTGCTGCAGGAAGTCGATCGCGGCACGGCGCGGTCGGGCAACGTGGATCAGATCGCGCGGCTGGCGGAGGCCACCGGCTACGCCGCCGCGTTCGCGCCGAGCCTGGTGAGCTACCAGGGCGGTCAATACGGCATCGCCGCGCTCGCACGGGCGTTCGTCGGCTATCACTCCACGATCCCGCTGGCGGTCACGCCGGTGCAGACGCGCGCCGGCGGCTCGCGCGAGCCGCGGGTCGCGCTGCTCGCCTTCGTCACCGTCCGCGGATCGTCGTGGCGCCTCGTCAACACCCACGTCGATCCGTCCGACGCGGCGGCGCGCGCGCAGGAACTGAAGCAGATCGCGGACCTCGCCCGTCAGCAGCAGGCGGAAGGACGTCCGCTCGTGGTTGGCGGCGATCTGAACGCGACCCCGGACGACGCCGGTCTCGAAGCGCTTCGCGCCGCGGGACTGCGGGACGCGTGGGTGGAGTGCGGCACGGGGGACGGCTTCACGTACCCCGCGGACAAGCCGGCGAAGCGAATCGATTACCTGTGGCTTGCCGGGTCGCTGCATTGCGCGTCGGCGGCGGTGATCGACAGCACGATCTCGGATCACCGGCCGCTGCTGGTGACGTTGAAGTAG
- a CDS encoding response regulator translates to MPAGHEDARAFYQCEKCNRVWMVHLTAGTSGRARVPPVRVLVVDDSDQLVSLIEMWLEDEGYDVVTATSGRQALESALAHRPDIVLLDLVIPPPDGLAVCERLRRQPHPPVVILMTGVMDPVRLQRVEEYGVFLLLRKPLSQETVLDAVSRARRHRWVEGSGVTSGG, encoded by the coding sequence GTGCCGGCGGGCCATGAGGATGCCCGTGCGTTCTACCAGTGCGAGAAGTGTAATCGCGTGTGGATGGTGCACCTGACGGCGGGCACGTCGGGACGCGCGCGCGTACCGCCGGTGCGCGTGCTCGTCGTCGACGATTCGGATCAGCTGGTGTCGCTGATCGAAATGTGGCTCGAAGACGAGGGCTACGACGTCGTCACGGCGACGTCCGGCCGGCAGGCCCTCGAGTCCGCGCTCGCGCATCGTCCCGACATCGTGCTGCTCGATCTCGTGATCCCTCCGCCCGACGGCCTTGCCGTCTGCGAGCGGCTGCGGCGGCAGCCGCACCCGCCGGTCGTGATCCTGATGACGGGAGTGATGGATCCGGTGCGCCTGCAGCGCGTCGAGGAGTACGGCGTCTTCCTGCTGCTGCGCAAGCCGCTGTCGCAGGAGACGGTGCTCGACGCGGTGTCGCGCGCGCGGCGGCACCGGTGGGTCGAGGGCTCGGGCGTGACCTCCGGCGGGTAA
- a CDS encoding PadR family transcriptional regulator: MGVTNQPPDLLPGTLDLLILRTLVAGPLHGYGIADRLRLLSQEVLVVGESSLYPALQRLLLNGWVKAEWGASENNRRARFYTLTAAGKKRLSAERAEFERLVGAIQRVLNTA, encoded by the coding sequence ATGGGAGTGACCAACCAGCCGCCCGACCTCCTTCCCGGCACGCTCGATCTGCTGATCCTGCGCACGCTGGTTGCCGGGCCGCTGCACGGCTACGGGATTGCGGATCGCCTGCGGCTGCTGTCGCAGGAGGTGCTGGTCGTCGGCGAGAGCTCGCTGTATCCGGCGCTGCAGCGCCTGCTGCTGAACGGCTGGGTGAAGGCGGAATGGGGCGCGTCCGAGAACAACCGCCGCGCGCGGTTCTACACGCTCACCGCCGCGGGGAAGAAGCGTTTGAGCGCCGAACGCGCCGAGTTCGAACGGCTGGTCGGCGCCATTCAGCGCGTGCTGAATACGGCGTGA
- a CDS encoding Xaa-Pro peptidase family protein, which translates to MRVSRRKFVQAAAAAGAALVPGSAAEAQGRGGGNPVPTSILALQPLPNPAPPIADDERRARIAKAQRLMAEQGIGAIVLESGTSMSYFVNVRWGLSERPFLLVMPAKGEPAYICPGFEEQRAREVIRFSTDVRVWQEDEDPLRLVGGILKDRGVATARIGVEERVRFFIADALGKALPASQVVLATPITAGCRMYKSPAEIANMQYANDITIAGFKAGLATLREGMTQGDLAANIGAAFRQLGASGGVSVSFGKYTAFPHGSIEPQRLKDGDFVQIDNGVSWNGYQADITRTAVFGKPTARQTEVWNLEKKAQAAAFAAAQVGATCESVDAAARKVITDAGFGPGYKVPGLPHRTGHGIGMDGHEWTNFVKGNTTKLAPGMCFSDEPMIAIYGEFGVRLEDCLYITPDGPKFFTPPSPAIDQPFA; encoded by the coding sequence ATGCGCGTATCCAGACGAAAGTTCGTTCAGGCTGCGGCTGCCGCGGGCGCCGCGCTCGTCCCCGGCAGTGCCGCCGAGGCGCAGGGACGCGGCGGCGGGAATCCCGTGCCCACGTCAATCCTCGCGCTCCAGCCGCTGCCCAACCCCGCGCCGCCGATCGCGGATGACGAACGCCGCGCGCGCATCGCGAAAGCCCAGCGGCTGATGGCCGAGCAGGGCATCGGCGCGATCGTGCTCGAGAGCGGCACGAGCATGTCCTACTTCGTAAACGTCCGCTGGGGCCTGAGCGAACGCCCGTTCCTGCTGGTGATGCCGGCGAAGGGGGAACCGGCCTATATCTGCCCGGGGTTCGAGGAGCAGCGGGCGCGCGAGGTGATCCGCTTCTCGACCGACGTCCGCGTCTGGCAGGAGGACGAAGATCCGCTGCGGCTCGTCGGCGGCATCCTGAAGGATCGCGGCGTCGCGACCGCCAGAATCGGCGTCGAAGAGCGCGTGCGGTTCTTCATCGCGGACGCGCTCGGCAAGGCGCTGCCCGCGTCGCAGGTGGTACTCGCCACGCCGATCACCGCGGGCTGCCGCATGTACAAGTCGCCCGCCGAGATCGCGAACATGCAGTACGCGAACGACATCACCATCGCCGGCTTCAAGGCGGGACTCGCCACGCTGCGTGAAGGAATGACGCAGGGAGATCTTGCCGCCAACATCGGCGCCGCGTTCCGGCAGCTCGGCGCCAGCGGCGGCGTCTCGGTCTCGTTCGGCAAGTACACTGCGTTCCCGCACGGCAGCATCGAGCCGCAGCGGCTCAAGGACGGCGACTTCGTCCAGATCGACAACGGCGTCAGCTGGAACGGCTACCAGGCGGACATCACGCGCACGGCCGTCTTCGGCAAACCCACCGCACGGCAGACGGAGGTCTGGAATCTCGAGAAGAAGGCGCAGGCCGCCGCCTTCGCGGCGGCGCAGGTCGGCGCGACCTGCGAGTCGGTGGATGCGGCGGCGCGCAAGGTGATCACCGATGCCGGGTTCGGTCCCGGCTACAAGGTGCCCGGGCTTCCCCACCGCACCGGCCACGGCATCGGGATGGACGGCCACGAGTGGACGAACTTCGTGAAGGGAAACACCACGAAGCTCGCGCCCGGGATGTGCTTCAGCGACGAGCCGATGATCGCGATCTACGGCGAGTTCGGCGTCCGCCTCGAGGACTGTCTCTACATCACGCCGGACGGACCGAAGTTCTTCACGCCGCCCAGCCCGGCGATCGATCAGCCGTTCGCATGA
- a CDS encoding ADOP family duplicated permease produces MAHIIRLVRRVRYWLGARRHAADLAAELEDHRARLQAALEADGVPAADARARSRRAMGNVTLAREDARHVWIASAVDRVWADVRYGGRALRRDPSFAVTALLTLTLGIFTTTTVLTIVDAELWKPLPFRDPEQLVAAVGRKPGPTGVSELISIPDFRDWQAQAALAEYAADRGFFRRVLRRGIAESVMVRPVSTNYFTVLRHVPRLGRGFDPAADAGAAVAVLSDRGWNRLLNADPHPIGRVLNLDGTDFTVVGVDAGHHSRLGDEPDVFVPLDHAAPAFGDRFARTVNVIGRLRPGVTASQAQAELQAIAARIAQLYPDDHAGHRVELTSMDLLYLGYSWRPLLFFLAAAAVVLALSCLNVAGLLLARALRRQREFAIRGALGGGRAALARQLIVEGALLAVPGATAAALLAGWTVRIVGTQLPEDYISRGAPLALDGRIVAAVAAIAAITTILLSLAPLFFAHRLDLNVTLSQGARSGTSPRHVRARNGLLVAQLTLTLVLVTAAGLFVQSFMRLVAAPLGFEPDGRLSVRVTLSGSRYAGDAPVRTFAADLLERVRAIPGVEHAAIDSSSPLDSGPIVRLAAGDAPRPQPGTEQTAILRAVSPEYFGTLGIGLAAGRAFTPEDRDGAPRVAIVNEYLASRLFPGGNAVGQRLDLVPGARAPWTRRPGIVLIVGVVPNIKDVGINEVEFGNLYLPFAQAPAPGLEVLAHTSIPAGPVVDAIRRAVAQVDPVLPVTRVQTLDARVAAALKADRFNLMLIGSFAAAGIVLAAVGIYGAMACAVRERTREFGVRLALGQPPRSLIRSTLWQSARLGLAGAALGLGLVFVIARLLGNALYLVRGEHNGILYGVTTTDPRSLAAAAAALVAIATVAGIFPAREATRVDPLIALRQE; encoded by the coding sequence ATGGCGCACATCATCCGTCTCGTCCGCCGCGTGCGGTACTGGTTGGGCGCCCGCCGCCACGCCGCCGATCTCGCCGCCGAACTGGAAGATCACCGCGCCCGGCTGCAGGCCGCCCTCGAGGCGGACGGCGTGCCCGCGGCGGACGCGCGGGCCCGCAGCCGGCGTGCCATGGGCAACGTCACGCTGGCGCGTGAAGACGCCCGCCACGTCTGGATCGCGTCGGCTGTCGACCGCGTGTGGGCCGACGTGCGCTACGGCGGGCGCGCGCTGCGCCGCGACCCGTCGTTTGCCGTCACGGCCCTGTTGACGCTGACGCTCGGGATCTTCACGACCACGACGGTCCTCACGATTGTCGATGCGGAGCTGTGGAAGCCGCTGCCCTTCCGCGACCCCGAGCAACTCGTCGCCGCCGTTGGCAGGAAGCCGGGTCCCACCGGCGTCAGCGAGCTGATATCGATTCCCGACTTCCGCGACTGGCAGGCGCAAGCGGCGCTGGCCGAGTACGCCGCCGACAGGGGGTTCTTTCGCCGGGTGCTCCGGCGGGGCATCGCGGAATCGGTGATGGTGCGGCCGGTCTCGACCAACTACTTCACGGTGCTGCGGCACGTGCCGCGGCTCGGGCGTGGATTCGATCCGGCTGCCGATGCAGGCGCGGCCGTCGCGGTGCTGAGCGATCGCGGCTGGAACCGGCTGCTGAACGCCGACCCGCACCCGATCGGCCGGGTGCTGAACCTCGATGGCACCGACTTCACCGTCGTCGGCGTCGACGCCGGACACCACTCCCGCCTCGGCGACGAACCGGACGTGTTCGTCCCGCTGGACCACGCCGCGCCGGCGTTCGGCGATCGTTTCGCCCGCACGGTCAACGTCATCGGGAGGCTGCGGCCGGGCGTGACGGCCTCTCAGGCGCAGGCCGAACTGCAGGCCATCGCCGCCCGCATCGCGCAGCTGTACCCGGACGATCATGCCGGCCACCGCGTCGAGCTGACGTCGATGGATCTCCTGTACCTCGGCTACAGCTGGCGGCCATTACTCTTCTTCCTCGCCGCGGCCGCCGTCGTGCTCGCCCTCAGCTGCCTCAATGTCGCCGGCCTGCTGCTGGCGCGGGCGCTGCGCCGTCAGCGCGAGTTCGCCATCCGCGGCGCGCTCGGCGGCGGCCGCGCCGCGCTGGCGCGGCAGCTGATCGTCGAAGGCGCGCTGCTCGCGGTGCCCGGCGCAACCGCGGCGGCGCTGCTCGCCGGGTGGACGGTTCGGATCGTCGGCACGCAGCTGCCCGAGGACTACATCTCGCGCGGCGCGCCCCTGGCGCTCGACGGCCGCATCGTCGCGGCGGTGGCGGCGATCGCGGCAATCACCACGATCCTGCTGTCGCTCGCGCCGCTCTTCTTCGCGCACCGGCTCGATCTGAACGTGACGCTCAGCCAGGGGGCGCGATCGGGCACGTCGCCGCGACACGTCCGGGCGCGCAACGGATTGCTCGTCGCGCAGCTCACGCTGACGCTCGTGCTCGTCACCGCTGCGGGGCTGTTCGTGCAGAGCTTCATGCGGCTGGTCGCGGCGCCGCTCGGGTTCGAGCCCGACGGCCGGCTCAGCGTGCGCGTGACGCTGTCAGGGTCGCGATACGCCGGAGATGCCCCGGTGCGAACATTCGCCGCCGATCTGCTCGAGCGCGTTCGCGCGATCCCGGGAGTCGAGCACGCCGCGATCGACAGCTCGTCACCGCTCGACAGCGGGCCGATCGTCCGTCTCGCCGCCGGCGATGCGCCGCGGCCGCAGCCCGGCACCGAGCAGACCGCCATTCTGCGGGCGGTCTCGCCGGAGTATTTCGGCACGCTGGGCATCGGCCTCGCCGCGGGACGCGCCTTCACGCCGGAGGATCGCGATGGCGCACCCCGTGTCGCGATCGTCAACGAGTACCTCGCGTCGCGGCTGTTCCCCGGGGGGAACGCGGTGGGTCAACGGCTGGATCTCGTGCCCGGCGCGCGCGCCCCGTGGACGCGCCGTCCGGGCATCGTGCTCATCGTCGGCGTCGTGCCCAACATCAAGGACGTTGGCATCAACGAGGTGGAGTTCGGCAATCTCTACCTGCCGTTCGCGCAGGCGCCGGCCCCCGGCCTCGAAGTGCTGGCACACACCAGCATTCCTGCGGGACCCGTCGTCGACGCCATCCGCCGCGCTGTGGCGCAGGTCGATCCCGTCCTGCCGGTGACGCGGGTGCAGACGCTCGACGCGCGCGTCGCCGCAGCGCTGAAGGCCGACCGCTTCAACCTGATGCTGATCGGGTCATTCGCCGCGGCCGGAATCGTCCTTGCCGCCGTCGGCATCTATGGCGCGATGGCGTGTGCGGTGCGGGAACGGACGCGCGAGTTCGGCGTGCGCCTGGCGCTCGGGCAGCCGCCGCGATCGCTGATCCGATCCACCTTGTGGCAGTCGGCGCGGCTGGGACTTGCCGGCGCCGCGCTGGGACTGGGTCTCGTGTTCGTCATCGCGCGGCTCCTCGGCAACGCGCTCTATCTGGTGCGCGGCGAGCACAACGGCATTCTGTACGGCGTCACGACGACCGATCCCCGTTCGCTCGCCGCGGCCGCGGCCGCGCTCGTCGCGATTGCGACGGTGGCGGGGATCTTCCCGGCGCGTGAAGCGACGCGCGTCGATCCATTGATCGCGCTGCGACAGGAGTGA
- a CDS encoding ABC transporter permease, giving the protein MPVDTLLRDLKIGLRVLVKEKSFCTLAVIVLALGISGVTTMFSVVNGVMLRGFSFPNAPRLASFNFIDPSSSNLFGVNGQVSSMDFEELRPQQQSFAMMAAYLNGSTVNVTVDGHPQRYTGAYVTEDFLRILGVSPMMGRDFTKEDNRPGAGKVAIIGYGIWQRDFGGASDIVGKGVRLNGKPATIIGVMPKGFAFPVNEEIWSALFNEYPPRQRNDPAANSPAVLGLLREGVSLDQANAEASALARRFADAYPESNKQFNTGQVQPLLDAFTPRPLRGTLWTMLAFCVGVLLISCVNVMNMQFARATLRAKELAVRSSLGASRVRLVGQMLTESLLVAGIGAVVGIGLAYLSIDWLSATVRNLENPPPAYITFDVDAPVLAFTVLATLAAAVVSGLLPAVMSSRANAVDVLRDAGRGNTSRSVNLVTRGLVVFQIVVTCVLLVGSLLQVRSITNQQTIDYGYDTAGLISARMGLMDGDYPSPAARKVFYDRLLQELASVSEFESVALTNRFRMVFSGNGPIEIDGRQYRENRDRPIANFEQVSGTFFSVTGQQLLEGRAFTADDLDARQPVAVVNAAFARKHYGSESALGRRFRTIGNNGQQPGPWRTIVGVVSTIRMMPPFNAPNVDESGFYVPFFSNPFGPVQPEPFVSQFATIVARPRGGQRADALGVTLRRLVAKVDPNLPLYFVGTPKAQLDGFVAQNRIIATMFSIFGLVAMVLASVGMYGVMSFSVNQRRQEFGVRMALGAHYSRILRMVLRQGAVQLAIGLVLGLGFALAVARIAGAGIQNILFGVSATDPATYAIVVALITAVSLLATLVPARRATRVDPMIALRSE; this is encoded by the coding sequence ATGCCAGTCGACACCCTGCTTCGCGATCTGAAAATCGGCCTGCGCGTTCTCGTCAAGGAGAAGTCCTTCTGCACGCTCGCGGTCATCGTCCTCGCGCTGGGGATCAGCGGCGTGACCACGATGTTCAGCGTCGTGAACGGCGTGATGCTGCGCGGATTCTCGTTCCCGAACGCACCGCGGCTCGCCAGCTTCAACTTCATCGACCCCTCGAGCTCCAACCTGTTCGGGGTCAACGGCCAGGTCTCCTCGATGGATTTCGAGGAGCTGCGGCCGCAGCAGCAGTCCTTCGCCATGATGGCCGCGTATCTCAACGGCTCGACGGTCAACGTCACCGTCGACGGCCACCCGCAGCGCTATACCGGCGCCTACGTCACGGAGGATTTCCTGCGCATCCTCGGCGTGTCGCCGATGATGGGCCGCGACTTCACCAAGGAGGACAACCGGCCCGGCGCCGGCAAGGTCGCCATCATCGGCTACGGCATCTGGCAGCGCGACTTCGGCGGCGCCTCCGACATCGTCGGCAAGGGCGTCCGCCTGAACGGCAAGCCCGCAACCATCATCGGCGTGATGCCGAAAGGGTTTGCCTTCCCGGTCAACGAGGAGATCTGGAGCGCGCTGTTCAACGAGTATCCGCCGCGGCAGAGGAACGATCCCGCAGCCAACAGCCCGGCGGTGCTGGGGCTCCTGCGCGAGGGGGTGTCGCTCGACCAGGCGAACGCCGAAGCCAGCGCGCTCGCCCGCAGGTTCGCCGACGCCTACCCGGAGAGCAACAAGCAGTTCAACACCGGCCAGGTGCAGCCGCTGCTCGACGCGTTCACGCCGCGGCCGCTGCGCGGCACGCTGTGGACGATGCTGGCGTTCTGTGTCGGCGTGCTGCTGATCTCCTGTGTGAACGTGATGAACATGCAGTTCGCGCGGGCGACGCTGCGCGCCAAAGAGCTGGCCGTCCGGTCGTCGCTGGGGGCGTCGCGGGTACGCCTGGTGGGGCAGATGCTGACCGAGAGCCTGCTCGTCGCCGGGATCGGCGCGGTGGTCGGTATCGGGCTGGCGTATCTCTCGATCGACTGGCTGTCGGCGACGGTCCGCAACCTCGAGAACCCGCCGCCGGCCTACATCACCTTCGACGTCGACGCGCCGGTGCTCGCCTTCACCGTGCTGGCGACGCTCGCCGCCGCCGTCGTCTCCGGGCTGCTGCCCGCGGTGATGTCCTCGCGGGCGAACGCCGTCGACGTGCTGCGCGACGCGGGACGCGGCAACACCAGCCGCAGCGTCAACCTGGTCACGCGCGGCCTCGTGGTGTTCCAGATCGTCGTCACCTGCGTGCTCCTCGTCGGCTCGCTGCTGCAGGTGCGCTCGATCACCAACCAGCAGACGATCGACTACGGCTACGACACCGCCGGACTGATCTCGGCGCGGATGGGACTGATGGACGGCGACTACCCGTCACCCGCGGCCCGCAAGGTCTTCTACGATCGCCTGCTGCAGGAACTGGCGAGCGTCTCCGAGTTCGAGTCCGTGGCGCTCACCAACCGGTTCCGGATGGTGTTCTCGGGCAACGGACCGATCGAGATCGACGGCCGGCAATACCGGGAGAACCGCGATCGGCCGATCGCGAACTTCGAGCAGGTGAGCGGCACCTTCTTCTCCGTGACGGGGCAGCAGCTCCTCGAGGGGCGTGCGTTCACCGCCGACGATCTCGACGCCCGCCAGCCGGTCGCCGTCGTCAATGCGGCGTTCGCGAGGAAGCACTACGGCAGCGAGAGCGCGCTCGGCCGGCGGTTCCGCACGATCGGCAACAACGGCCAGCAGCCCGGGCCGTGGCGCACGATCGTCGGCGTCGTCTCGACCATCCGCATGATGCCGCCGTTCAACGCTCCCAACGTCGACGAGAGCGGGTTCTACGTGCCGTTCTTCTCGAACCCGTTCGGCCCTGTCCAGCCCGAGCCGTTCGTCAGCCAGTTCGCCACGATCGTGGCCAGGCCGCGCGGCGGGCAGCGCGCCGACGCGCTCGGCGTGACGCTGCGGCGTCTGGTGGCCAAGGTGGATCCCAACCTGCCGCTCTACTTCGTCGGTACACCCAAGGCGCAGCTCGACGGGTTCGTCGCCCAGAACCGGATCATCGCGACGATGTTCTCGATCTTCGGACTGGTGGCGATGGTGCTCGCCTCGGTCGGGATGTACGGCGTGATGTCGTTCTCGGTGAACCAGCGGCGCCAGGAGTTCGGCGTGCGCATGGCGCTCGGCGCGCACTACAGCCGGATCCTGCGGATGGTGCTGCGGCAGGGGGCGGTGCAGCTCGCCATCGGCCTCGTGCTCGGCCTCGGCTTCGCCCTGGCGGTCGCGAGAATCGCGGGCGCCGGGATTCAGAACATTCTGTTCGGCGTCAGCGCGACCGATCCGGCGACCTACGCGATCGTGGTTGCGCTGATTACCGCCGTGTCGCTGCTCGCCACGCTGGTGCCGGCGCGCCGCGCGACACGGGTCGATCCGATGATCGCGCTGCGGTCCGAGTAG